One window of the Eucalyptus grandis isolate ANBG69807.140 chromosome 6, ASM1654582v1, whole genome shotgun sequence genome contains the following:
- the LOC104450111 gene encoding anthocyanidin 3-O-glucoside 2'''-O-xylosyltransferase → MSEETNSKFHIAMFPWFAVGHITPFLHLSNELAKRGHKISFFLPRKALILLENLNLHPNLITFHPLTVPSVATLPPGTETASDIPISDAPSLAVAMDLTRRQLEVSLQAMRPDFIFYDTAHWIPQVARPLGIRTVCYNVVSAAAIAIVLVPAREVTPGKPLTEEELGKPPVGYPSNTVVLRGNEARSLIFISLPFGDNITFHGRTTTAMRECDAIALRTCREIEGDLCAYISNQYGKPVFLTGPVLPEPAMETLDEKWAEWLSRFEPGSVVFCAFGSQHVLEKGQFQELLRGFESTGLPFLIALRPPIGTNSVEEAFPEGFEERVRGRGVVHGGWVQQPLILSHPSVGCFVNHCGFGSMWESLLGDCQIVMVPHLADQILNTRLLANELKVGVEVEREESGWFSKESLCRAIESVMYEKSEVGLLVKKNHAKWREVLVSPNFMTGYINRFIQNLQELQMKN, encoded by the coding sequence ATGTCGGAGGAGACGAATTCGAAGTTTCACATAGCCATGTTTCCATGGTTTGCAGTTGGTCACATCACCCCATTCCTCCACCTCTCTAACGAGCTCGCCAAGAGAGGCCACAAaatctccttcttcttgcctAGGAAAGCCCTAATTCTCTTGGAAAACCTTAATCTACACCCCAACCTCATCACCTTCCACCCGCTCACCGTCCCCTCGGTCGCCACCCTCCCTCCGGGGACTGAAACCGCCTCCGATATCCCCATCTCCGACGCTCCCTCTCTCGCCGTTGCCATGGACCTCACTCGCCGCCAGTTAGAGGTCTCCCTGCAGGCCATGCGGCCCGACTTCATCTTCTACGACACTGCCCACTGGATCCCCCAAGTGGCCAGGCCGCTCGGCATAAGGACAGTCTGCTATAATGTTGTTTCCGCGGCTGCAATCGCCATCGTCCTCGTGCCAGCGCGCGAGGTGACCCCAGGGAAGCCGCTCACGGAGGAAGAGCTGGGGAAGCCACCGGTAGGGTACCCATCAAATACGGTTGTGCTGCGTGGCAACGAAGCCCGATCCCTCATATTCATATCCCTGCCTTTCGGCGACAACATCACATTCCATGGCCGCACCACTACCGCCATGCGAGAGTGCGACGCGATCGCCTTGCGGACGTGCCGAGAAATAGAAGGGGACTTGTGTGCCTACATCAGCAATCAATACGGTAAGCCCGTCTTCTTGACTGGCCCGGTCTTGCCCGAGCCCGCGATGGAGACGCTGGACGAGAAGTGGGCTGAGTGGCTTAGTCGGTTCGAGCCTGGGTCCGTGGTGTTCTGCGCGTTTGGGAGCCAGCACGTTCTTGAAAAGGGCCAGTTCCAAGAACTCCTGCGAGGTTTTGAGTCCACAGGTTTGCCATTTTTGATAGCTCTCAGACCACCAATCGGGACAAACTCTGTAGAAGAAGCTTTTCCTGAGGGTTTCGAAGAGAGAGTCCGAGGGAGAGGAGTGGTTCACGGCGGTTGGGTCCAACAGCCACTGATCTTGAGCCACCCATCCGTCGGGTGCTTCGTGAACCATTGCGGGTTCGGGTCCATGTGGGAGTCACTGCTGGGCGATTGCCAAATAGTGATGGTCCCACATCTGGCTGACCAGATCCTGAACACGAGACTGCTGGCCAACGAACTGAAAGTGGGCGTGgaagtggagagagaagagagcggGTGGTTCTCGAAGGAGAGCTTGTGCAGAGCCATCGAGAGCGTGATGTATGAAAAGAGTGAAGTGGGTCTGTTGGTGAAGAAGAACCATGCGAAGTGGAGAGAGGTTCTGGTGAGCCCTAA